The sequence below is a genomic window from Sneathiella marina.
GCTGCGGTGTGACGGACGGACAACGGTTTCTCCGTTGCCACAAAGCGGATGGCCACGGAACGGGTGGTCTCCACAAGCGTCGATCCGGGCACATGGTCACCGGCGGTTTTACGGATCAATTGGCCCGATTGCGCCACATCCCCGGCGGCGGTAAAGGCCCGCTGCACGGCGCGTCGAATGGTTGCGTTTTTCATGATCTAGCCCCGCGCCAATGTCTGGGCGGAAACCCGCGCCCCGATTTGCCGGAGCAAACGATAGACGAAGCTGCCGCCGCGCCCGCCGGTCTCATACGTCAGTTCCAGCGCGCCGATCCTTTCCTTCACCGCCCGGCGTCCGTCCAGCCCTTGCGTGTCCTGTAAAAATGTCGCCGCCAGTTCCAGCGCGGCGGTGCGTAACGCATGGGGCAAGCCGGTCAGAGCCCGGCCGTCGCGGTCATAGACGGCATTGCGCGGCCATTTCAGCCCCTGATCCCAGATGAGAACCCTGCCCGGATAGCTGTAGCTGTCAATATGCAGGCTGGCCCGGATCAGCGCCTGTTCGCGCTGCCCGCCGGTGGCGCTGCCCCAGTCGTCAAGGGCGAGCGCGGCGAAATGGCTATCGGCCTCGGCCAGCGACACATAGCTCAAGGCGCCGGTAATGCCGGTACCGGTTTCTGTAATAAGCGTCATGAATTCCGTTCCTGAAAGGGACATGGGAGGGAAGCGGGAGTGTGCGCCCCCGCTTCGATTTCAGAGTTGGCTCTACCCGGCGAGGCGGACGGCAAGCGCCGGACGGACCAGCGCCACACCCCACAGGATGTCAAACTCCCAGACCACCTGTTTATACTGGCGGCTGACTTCCAGCCGCAGCGACAGGCCGGTCACCGGGTCGGTCATGGACAGGATCTGGTTGCCCAGCCCCAGCTCCTGGGAGCTTTGCGCCAACGGCCGGTTGGCGAAGGCGAAGGCATCGCGGTTGAACACCAGATTGACCACATGATCGCCGACGAAGGTCAGTGCCGCCTTATCCGCCGGGCTTTGCTGCAGGGCCGGTGTCAGGGTCACGGTTGCCTCCGTGCCCGATAAATCGCTGGCCCCGGTAACGGCATATTGCTGCGCGTCCCCATCAATGGTGAAGATATCCCCCACCGCCGGGGCGGTTGTCAGCCCGCCCAAGATCAGGCTATGTCCCGAGTGTCCCGCGCCCTTGACCAGCGGTGTCCCGGCGGCGGCGGTGACATGGGTCGGCACATGATCGTCACTATGCCAGTGGATGCCATATTTTCGGCCGATCTCGCCGTCGATCTTGACCCCGTCACTGCCTGCCCGATCCGCATCGGCAAAAGCCGCAAGATTAAGCGCCTGCGCCTCGGCTTCAAAATCGAGGACGCCGAAACGGTTTTCCTTGGGCGCTTTTTGTTCCAGCAGCAACCGGCGGGCCGCCGTGGCGTCGGTGGCATCCTTGGCAAAGGGGGTGGTCCCCGCCGTCCCCACTAACCCGGGAATGCCCACATATGTCGCATGGATGGACTGATTGACCGCATTGGCCAGCGCCCGGATTGCGGCACTTGCCTGCACGGGGAGGAAATTATCGCGCATATCCACTTCCATCATTTCCTTGTCGGTCAGATAGAAACTGGCTTTTTTCCAGTTGGTCAGCTCGATTTGCACTTTTTCAAGGGCGCTGTCTTCGGGCGCCTCGGCGGTGATACCGGGTGTCACATCCTCCGCTGTCAGGGCGGAGGGGAGGATTATATCCACCGTATCGCCTTTGGCCGCGGCGTCCGCACTATAGTCGCCATTGACCAGCCGCGGCATCACCGCCTGTTCGCGCAACGCCAGCAAACCGCGGGCCAGTATTTTCGGCATGGCTGCCGAGATATCATTTGTCATGAGATGTCTCCGATTGGGTAAAAGTCGGTTGTGAGATAAAGCCCGTCCCGGGCTGGTGCCGCCTCTCGCGGACTTAAAAATACAGGCGTTGCAACACAAAAGGTCATCCGAGCAGTGTCACCTTGCCCGCCGCAATATCTTCGAGGCGGGTATTGAGCGCCCATTGAGAGCGCCCGGAAATTTCGCCGCCGCCCGTATGACTGCCAGTGCTGCTACCACTGGCCGGGTCCATGCCGCTGCCCCGCCGTACCAGCGGATCAAAGGCACGGGCAAAGACCGGGGATCCGCGAAATTCTTCCAGCAGGTCATCGGCGGTCATCAGCTCGCCCTCCGTGGTTTCGCGCAACGATCCATCGCTGGCCAGCACCCGAAGGACGGGCGCCCCCGCCTCTTCCACCAATGTCAGCGCCGCTTCCAGATGGGGCAGGAGCAATTCGGGGCTGCCCCTGCCTTTGAGGACCGCTTCCGTCGCTTTATGGGTTTTCAGGTCCTGGTGGTTCTGCGCCTGCAGTTCCTCAATCCGCATTTGAGCCTCCGCCGCGGCGGATTGCCGGGCCCGGGCGCTTTCCGGATCCGGGGCCAGCTGTCGCCAGGCTGCCAGTTCCCGGGTCGCCCTTTGCGCCGACTTACGTTCCTTTTCAAGGGCCGAGCGCAATCCCGACACATCCAGCTTTGCGGCCAGTTCCGGGACCAGCCGGAACCCGGCATCGCCAGCTTCGTACAAGGGCTGGAACTGCTCTGGTACAGGGGTCAAATCTTCTATATCAACGGGAAAGTCAAACATGGGCACCTCACTAAAAAAGCCCCGGAAAACGGGGCTGCCAAAAGGGAATGTAAAATCTGCGCACCGGTTTAGCCCCCGCCTGCCCCATTGACGGACAGGCTGTCACTCAGCAGGCCGCGTTGGCGGGCCTCGGCCAATAACTCATCCTGACTGATATCCCCGTGCTGCCGGGCCGCCATCAGGAACTGCATATCCGCCGCCCTGTCCCCGCTGCCTGTCGCACTGCGGCTGACACCGATGGCCCCGAAATCGGCAATTTCCAGCCACCGGGCCAACAGGGCCAGCACCGCATTGAGGCTATCCTCCAGGTTCATGGTCATGGCACTGAGCGGTGACAGGGCATCGGCGGCATCCAGCGCCCGCCCCGTTGCGGTCTCCCGCCCGGTCGGGGTTTCGAACTGCAGCCCGAACTGCTGCATGGCCGCCTCCAGCGCCTCCAGCTCTCGCGCCCCGGCGGCCAATGCGGCGCCGCTGCTTTCCACATAATAATAGCGGCCCTCATTTTCCGTGGTGGTCAGCACCTTGTTCGGCCCGACCTCGATGGCGCCATCGATTTCCGGATCATAGCCGGACGCCGCCAATATGGGAAAAGACGCCACATTCAGCGCGTTGCGCTGATCGGAACGGATCTGGTAATGCTCCAGATTGAGAAAGGCCAGGTCTTCCAGCGGCGGCGCCGCCTCCAGAAATCCCGTGCGGTTGGTATACAGGGTCACCAGCGGAATCCGGCCCAGACTGTTCTCGCCGCTCTCGCGCAACTGCCAGTCACCGCGGTCATCGGCCCGGTACAAAGACCAGCTCTGCGGCTCCAGCACCCGGATCTGCGTCACCTCCTTTTCCTCAAAGCCCTGATAATCAGTCGCTTTTTCGCGGATGCGAACCTGCGTCAGGACATTATCCTGCCCGCAGATATCCCATTGGGCGCCGATAAGCTGGTCCGCCGTCACCTGTACCGCATAGGGCCGGGCATCCGGCCCGCCCTCTGTATGGGCGGGAAAATCCACCAGCACATGGGACAGGCCGTTGACCAGGGCATCCTGAAACCAGTCGCGGGCAAAAATGTTCAATCCGCGCCCCATCAGGTCCATATTCTGTAGCAGGGCCACAAGTACGGGTGGGGTGGCGGTGTCAATGATCAGCGGCTCTGCCAGAACCCGGCCGGTCAGTTTCTGCACGGTCCGGCGAAAATAATTGCGCAGCACGGACCGGCGGGCCCGCTCCGCATAGGTGCGGCCATGTTCTGCCGGATGCCGTGGTAAATAGCGGCTACCCGCCGCCTGCATCGCCAGACTGCCGCCCATTAAAGCTTGTGGCAGGGCCCAGCGGCGCGCCATGCGCGCATAAGCCAGAGAGGGTGTCGAGGGATCATTCATGCGTCCATATCCTGTTGTCTTTTTTGCGGATACCCGGTGAGCCCGTTAAAGGCCTCGCAGACCGCATCAACCTGATCATCATGCAGGCCGCCGGGAAACCCTTCCAGCTCACTCAGGAAGGCCTCGTTCCACGGCCCCGCCACCAGCAGGACATTGCCCACTTCGGCTTGTCCGGCGAAGGGTTTCGCCCGCACATATTTACTGCCGGTCACCGGTTGCGTCGAAATCCGGTATCCGGCCAGCAGCCGGGCCAGAGACTGGGTCTGGGACTTGCCCGCCTGCCCCGGATCCTGCGGCAGGGCAACGCCCACCCGCCGGCCATCCTGTTCCGCCAGCGTCCGCAGGGATTTCTCCACTTCATGGGGAGATCCCTGAAACCGTTCCACATGCTCCACATAAAACACGCCGCGATCATCGCAGCTCACCTTCGCTCCGACGGTCCAGTCGCGGGGCTGGCCCGGTTCGCCGCGACATGAGGCCAGATCCCATCCGCGGATGCAGTGGCGCTGACGAGCCGGCGCGGCGGCGACAATGGGAAACCAGCTGCGGCGAAACACCACCCCGGCATCGGGCCGGATTTTCCAGTTGCCGCGCAGCAGCCGTTCCCGGTCAACCGTGGCAAGGGTCGCCAGATTGGCCTTATATCCCGGATCCTTTTTCATCAGGATCCTGTTATCCTCCACGTTGGCCGCAACAAAGGTCACCGACTTGGCCACCTGCCCCGGATATCTGGCTTCCAGCTTATGCCGGTCGCCGCTCCATTTCAGGCTATCCTCATGGCGGATAAACCAGCGCAGCCGACCGGATCGCTCCGGCCGGGGATAGCCGGTTTTGGGGCTGATCCACCAACGGACAAACTCCGCGACCCAGCTATCCGCATCGGGATTACAACTGGCCCGCACATAGGGCCGGCTGCCGGACAGGGAGCGATTGCGGCTCAGCAGGTAAAAAAACTGCGACTGGGAAAAATGCGTCAGTTCATCAAAGCCCAGATAGCTGATCTGCGCCCCTTGCCAGTCAAACTTGTTCTTCTCATGCTCCAGATGCCCGAAACTGATGATGCTGCCGGCGGGAAACCGCCAGCTCAAGGTACTTTCCCGTGCCGTCCCGCCCATGTCGCCATACAGACCCGATGCCGTATCCCAGAGGCCACCTTCGTTGCGCACCTGTTTCACGGTCCGCCGGAAAATCACGGCGCGAAACTCGCTGTCATGCAAATGCCTGAGGGGTTCCATCAGCAAGGCAAAACTTTTCCCCCCACCGGCCGCACCGCCATAAATGGCTATGTCAGCCGCGGACGACAGGAACAGCTCCTGCGGTCCGGCTTGCGGTTTAATCGCGTCCATTTTCGGGCAAATACAAACGGGGCGCCTTGAAGGACGCGGATCCTGTGTCATTGGCGGCGACGGGACGGTCGCTATATTTCATCGGGGAGAAATTCGCCATCAGCCATTTACGCGTATCAATGCGCAGCTTGGAGCGCGGGACATCTTCCCCCGGGCTCTCGGCCTCCGCCTCATTGTCATTGTCATTGTCATTGGCCCCGTCGGAAATTTCAAGAATTTCCCCGGCCAGCACATCGGCCATAAACTGCCGGATGATCACTTCCTCCTTTCGCTGAAAAACCGATCCCAGCACCGCCACCATATCGACCAGCCGTCCGGCTTTGCGAATTTCCTCAAGGATCGGCACGGCATTCTTGCGCCATTGAAACCGTTCCTGAACCGTCTTTTTGATCACGTCCAATGTATTCATTGGTTTCATTCCAATTCAATTTAAATACTAGTTAATAGTGTATATAATTTCCCGAATAAGAGCTTTTCCCGGGAAAATGACACGGCGAGTGTCCCGCCATCCTGATCCCTGAAATCTGAACCTTGATGCCAAAGTCACAGCGTTTGCAACTGCTTATGGCTTCAAGTCAGATTTCAGAAAGCCAAAAAAAAGGTCCAGAGGAAAATTGATTTCCTGTGGACCCACCTCTCGACTATGAAAATTATATTAGCTTAATGTTCCCCGCTTGTCAAGCCCTTTTCTCGCGGTTGGTGTTTCATAGAAACTCGCACTCGAATAAATACAGGCTTTTCATGAGGTTTTCCTTGGCAAATCCGTTTCTTTTCCGGCGCGCCTTATCGACAGCCCGGCAGCTTTTGCCAAACACGAGAATGTCCAGCGCCGCAGTTACGGACAGCCCCTGTTCCTGCATGCGCGCCGCCCATTGCACAAAGCCCCGCATCAACTCCAGATGCCAGGCGCCGCTGTTGCCCGAAGAGGTTGGCATGCGGGAAAAGGATTGTGTCCGAAACCCCAGCCCGACCGTCCGCAACCTGAAGCCCAGCATAATCCGCTCCGCCGCCCGTATTTGGGATGCGGACATTTGAGTGAACAACCGCTCAGGGGCTGCGCTCCGTCTTTTTCCTGTCCCCTGGCCCTTGGCCTTGCCTGGCGCCGTCCCGTTATTGTTGGCTGGCTGCCGGGTTCCCTGTTTTGAAATGGTCGCCAGCTTACGGGGGCCGGCTGATGTTGTCTGACCCTTGGATCCTGTTTTGGATCCGGCCTTGGAATTTTCACCCTTCATAACTCCTCACAATCTATAATTTGCTGTGGAAAATACCCCTCCACATATTTAAATTTAAACGGCCGAAAGCCAGCCGTCGTTTCAGGTTAATAGTCGAGAGAAAGTAGGTGTCAGAAGGCCGCGTCGTTTCTGGTTATATATAGGTTAGCGGCGAATTCGATGTCCCTGGTTGCCTTATAAATTGCTCCGCAATGAAAATGCCAGGCGAGCGAATAATACCAAAAATAGTTTCTAAAAGTATTTAATTCTAATTATACTATAGTTTATTCCGGCAAAACTGTCAACAGGGTACGGGGCTATTGGAGAGCAACCTCTTGAAATTAAAAGTATTATTTAATAAACCTGCAATCTGCCCTGAAACCAATAGCCACCAGGTGACACGCATTTGATCTGAGCTCTTGAATATAAAGTGGTATATCCATAGATTAACAAGAATGTACTGGTAAAAACAACAAACCACAGATGGATCAAATGGAAACGCGCAAAGACTTCGTCGACAGCATCGGAAATACTCCCCTTATCAAACTAACCGCCGCCTCGGAGCTCACCGGATGCGACATTTATGGCAAAGCCGAATTCCTGAATCCCGGCGGCTCGGTCAAGGATCGCGCGGCCCTGGGTATCATCAAGGACGCAGAGGAAAAGGGCCTGCTCAAACCCGGCGGCATTATCGTTGAGGGGACAGCGGGCAATACCGGCATTGGCCTGGCCCTGGTCGCCAATGCCAAGGGCTACAAGACGGTCATTGTCATGCCGGAAACCCAGACAGATGAAAAGAAGGCATTGCTGCGCTATTGCGGTGCTGATTTACGACTGGTCCCGGCCAAACCCTATAAGGACCCGGACAACTATATCAAATATTCCGGCCGCCTGGCGGAGGAACTGGCCAAGACACATCCACAAGGGGTGATCTGGGCGAATCAATTTGATAATGTCGCCAACCGGCAAGGACATATCGACGGCACCGGCCCGGAAATCTGGGAGCAGACCGATGGCAAGATCGACGGATTTGTCTGTGCTGTCGGCAGTGGCGGCACATTGGCCGGCATTTCAACTGTCCTGCGCGGCAATAATCCAGATGTCAAAATCGGTCTTTCGGACCCCATGGGATCAGCATTGTACAATTATTACAAACATGGTGAATTGAAAGCCGAAGGCGGTTCTATCACGGAAGGAATCGGTCAGGGACGGATTACCGCCAATCTGGAAGGATTGAACGTGGACCTGACCTATCAGATCGACGATGTAGAGGCGCTGAATGTCTTGTATGACCTGAATATCCATGAAGGGTTGCAGCTGGGAATCTCGACAGGAATCAATGTGGCCGGGGCCATTCGCATGGCCCGGGATCTGGGTCCGGGACATACCATTGTCACCATTTTGGCAGATACGGCGCAAAAGTACTTTAGCAAACTGATGGACGTTGATATGCTTCGGGAAAAGAATCTTCCGGTCGCACCCTGGCTGGCGGATTAGGAGACTAACCGGAGCCATTTATGACACTACCCCTGTTTCGAGATGATGCCTACCTGACCACCACGGATGCCGTTGTCACGGCCATTAACGAGGCCGGCGGTATCATCCTCGACCAAACTGTTTTCTATCCCACCGGCGGTGGCCAGCCCGGAGATAACGGCTGGCTGACCACCGCGGACGGAACGGAAATTGCCCTCGTCACCACCGTCAAGGGGGATACAGCTGGCGAAATCGTCCATGTGCCCGCCGAAGGATCGATGCTGCCGGATATCGGCAGCCCGGTGGAAATCGAAATCGACTGGAAAACACGGCACCGCTATATGCGCATGCATAGCTGCCTGCATCTGCTGTCGGCTGTCCTGCCCTATCCGGTGACCGGGGGTCAGGTCTCCGACGGCAAGGGCCGGCTGGATTTTGACCTGCCCGAAGCGACCCTCGACAAGCAAGAGATCACGGATGAGCTGAACCGGCTGATCGCGCAGGGTCATGCCCTGTCCAGTGACTGGATTGGCGAAGAAGAACTGGACGCAAAGCCGGAATTGGTTAAAACCATGTCCGTGCAGCCGCCGCGCGGCAATGGTCGTATTCGCCTGATCAAGGTCGGGGACATCGATTTGCAACCTTGCGGCGGTACACATGTTCGCAACACCTCGGAAATCGGGCCCGTACGGGTCCGCAAAATAGAAAAAAAGGGCCGGCAGAACCGCCGGGTATCCCTGATATTTGATGACGAAACCACTGGATGACGAAAGAATACGCATGTCCTATGTAAACCCCAATTCCCTTGTTTCCACTGACTGGCTGGCAGAGCATGCCAAGGCACCTGATGTGCGCATTGTCGATGCGTCCTGGTATATGCCCGCCGCCAACCGCAACCCGCGGGCAGAATATGACGCGGCACATATTCCAGGTGCCGTCTTTTTCGATATCGACGAGATTGCCGATACGGACAACTCCCTGCCCCATATGGTGCCAAGCCCGGAGAAATTCTCCAGCCGCATGCGCAAACTGGGACTGGGAGACGGCAACCGCATCGTCATTTATGATGGATCGGGTCTGGTCAGTGCGGCCCGCGCCTGGTGGTTGATCCGGTTATTCGGCCATGAAGATGTGGCAATCCTCGATGGCGGCCTGCCCAAATGGAAAGCCGAAGGACGCCCGCTGGAAGACTTGCCGGTCAAACTGGCCGAGCGCCATTTCACTTCCCGCATCAACAGTTTTATGCTGCGGGAGAAAGATCAGGTACTGCGCAATATTGACAGCAATCGTGAACAGGTCCTGGATGCCCGCTCCGCCGGGCGTTTTACCGGATCCGAGGCAGAGCCCCGCGAAGGGCTCCGTGGCGGTCATATTCCCAATTCGCATAATCTGCCCTTCACCGAACTGCTCAATGAGGGCGACAGCACAGTACGCACTGCCGAAGAGCTATCCGCGGCATTTACAGAGGCCGGTATTGAACTCAAGCAACCGGTTATTACCTCCTGTGGATCCGGCATTACGGCTTGTGTGCTGGCATTTGGACTGCATTTGCTGGGCCATCGACGGGTTGCCGTCTTTGATGGTTCCTGGACCGAATGGGGTCTCGACGAAACAACACCTGTGGAAACTGGACAATAACCGATGCCGATTAAACGCCCCCCCGAACCGACGTTGTCGGGCAAATGGCCCGTGACGATTACCTATCTGAAAATGGAAGACCGCCCCGCCCATGCCACGCTGCCTGCCCCGGCGGCGGCTCATGCGATTATCCGCGCTGAAGACCCGACGGTGTCCTTTTATCGTTATCTCTATGATGCGGTGGGACGGGACTGGGCCTGGACGGATCGCAAGAAAATCACCGATGAGGCCCTGGCCGAGATTATCACCAATCCAGCCACTGAACTCTATGTGCTGTATATCAAAGGGGTTCCCGCAGGCTTTGCCGAGCTGAATAAAGCGGACATGCCCGATGTGGTTGATCTCGCCTATTTTGGTATCATGCCGGAATTTATCGGCATGAAAATGGGCCCGTATTTCCTCAGCTGGGCGCTGGAAGAAGCCTGGCGCGATGATCCTGACACAGTGACCGTCAATACCTGCACGCTGGATCACCCCAAAGCCCTGCCCATGTATCAACGCTTTGGCTTTCAGCCGATCCGTCAGCAGGAACTGGAAATTGACCCGATCCCTGATCCGTGATCACTTTTTTGGCAAAATCCTGAGATTTCTTGACCTCAGGGACATATGAACTTACTCTGATGGAAGGGTGCATGGATGCCCTGTTATCAAGGTGGTCCTTATGAAATCTCAAACTTCAAGGGCAAGATTGTCACGATCCACTGCCCTCGCGTTACTTGCAACACCTCTTTTCGCCTTCGCCAGTGCCGCGGCGCCGCAAATCATGGCCGTCGCCTCTACGGATCTGGATATCCCGGTTACCTGTGAGGGCGGTGAATGCAGTGTGGAACTTTCCTCTATTTGCCTGCAGGAACATCGCGGCTCGCCTTATCCCGGCACCGCCTATTATGTGCATGGCGACAACAATTTCCAACTGACGGGTGTCACCGACGCGGGACAGGAAATCAAGCTGTCCAGCATTGACCTGAAAGTCGAGGCCGCCCGCGGTCATAACGCCGTTAAAGTTGCCTTTAATGAAACGGCACTGCGCAAATACGGACCGATGTCGGTCAAGATTTCCGTGCCCAAGGATATGTCCATTGTGCCCCTGCCCATCGCCAACGACGTCAACCCGCAAACTGAGGCGGATATCGAGCTGGCCACCGGCCCGCTCCGGCAGCTGGCCAGCAGCATTGTCGATGACGATGTGCAAAAGCGCGATGCAGCGGAACTTCTCAACCAGACGATCAATCGCCTGCCCTGGCGCGGCCGGGCAACGGATGGGGAACGACTGGCCGCCGAAGCGGAGTATCGCGAGATATTGGCAACGGCGCCCTTCTCTCAGCGGGCGAAAGCCAATGCCGATGCTGTCATGAAAGAATGCGCGACCCGTACCTATGCCGGGTCCTTGACCCTGCGCCAATGCCTCGGCAGCTGGCATGACCGGTTGATCGGCAAGCTCAACACCAAATACTGGAGCCAGCTGAAATCCGGCAGCTAGCTTTTATTCAGTCGACAAAAAAAGCCCGGCGATTTCTCACCGGGCTTTTTTGTTGTCTTGCGCGCGTCAGGCGTTATGCAGGATTTGCGACAGGAACAGTTTCGTCCGGTCGCTTTGCGGATTGTCGAAAAACTCCTGCGGGGGAGCCTGCTCGATAATCTCACCGGCATCCATGAACATGACCCGATCCGCCACGGTCTTGGCAAAACCCATTTCATGGGTCACACAGATCATGGTCATGCCTTCTTCGGCCAGACTGATCATGGTGTCCAGAACCTCAGAGATCATTTCCGGATCGAGCGCCGATGTGGGCTCATCAAACAACATGATCCGCGGGTTCATGCACAGCGAGCGGGCAATCGCCACACGCTGCTGCTGACCGCCCGATAGCTGTCCGGGATATTTCAGCGCCTGTTCGGGGATCTTCACCCGTTCCAGGAACTTCATGGCCACAGCCTCGGCTTCCTCTTTCGGTGTCTTGCGAACCCAAATCGGCGCCAAAGTGCAGTTTTCCAGAAC
It includes:
- a CDS encoding DnaT-like ssDNA-binding protein → MTLITETGTGITGALSYVSLAEADSHFAALALDDWGSATGGQREQALIRASLHIDSYSYPGRVLIWDQGLKWPRNAVYDRDGRALTGLPHALRTAALELAATFLQDTQGLDGRRAVKERIGALELTYETGGRGGSFVYRLLRQIGARVSAQTLARG
- a CDS encoding P22 phage major capsid protein family protein, whose amino-acid sequence is MTNDISAAMPKILARGLLALREQAVMPRLVNGDYSADAAAKGDTVDIILPSALTAEDVTPGITAEAPEDSALEKVQIELTNWKKASFYLTDKEMMEVDMRDNFLPVQASAAIRALANAVNQSIHATYVGIPGLVGTAGTTPFAKDATDATAARRLLLEQKAPKENRFGVLDFEAEAQALNLAAFADADRAGSDGVKIDGEIGRKYGIHWHSDDHVPTHVTAAAGTPLVKGAGHSGHSLILGGLTTAPAVGDIFTIDGDAQQYAVTGASDLSGTEATVTLTPALQQSPADKAALTFVGDHVVNLVFNRDAFAFANRPLAQSSQELGLGNQILSMTDPVTGLSLRLEVSRQYKQVVWEFDILWGVALVRPALAVRLAG
- a CDS encoding DUF4055 domain-containing protein, whose product is MNDPSTPSLAYARMARRWALPQALMGGSLAMQAAGSRYLPRHPAEHGRTYAERARRSVLRNYFRRTVQKLTGRVLAEPLIIDTATPPVLVALLQNMDLMGRGLNIFARDWFQDALVNGLSHVLVDFPAHTEGGPDARPYAVQVTADQLIGAQWDICGQDNVLTQVRIREKATDYQGFEEKEVTQIRVLEPQSWSLYRADDRGDWQLRESGENSLGRIPLVTLYTNRTGFLEAAPPLEDLAFLNLEHYQIRSDQRNALNVASFPILAASGYDPEIDGAIEVGPNKVLTTTENEGRYYYVESSGAALAAGARELEALEAAMQQFGLQFETPTGRETATGRALDAADALSPLSAMTMNLEDSLNAVLALLARWLEIADFGAIGVSRSATGSGDRAADMQFLMAARQHGDISQDELLAEARQRGLLSDSLSVNGAGGG
- the terL gene encoding phage terminase large subunit; the protein is MDAIKPQAGPQELFLSSAADIAIYGGAAGGGKSFALLMEPLRHLHDSEFRAVIFRRTVKQVRNEGGLWDTASGLYGDMGGTARESTLSWRFPAGSIISFGHLEHEKNKFDWQGAQISYLGFDELTHFSQSQFFYLLSRNRSLSGSRPYVRASCNPDADSWVAEFVRWWISPKTGYPRPERSGRLRWFIRHEDSLKWSGDRHKLEARYPGQVAKSVTFVAANVEDNRILMKKDPGYKANLATLATVDRERLLRGNWKIRPDAGVVFRRSWFPIVAAAPARQRHCIRGWDLASCRGEPGQPRDWTVGAKVSCDDRGVFYVEHVERFQGSPHEVEKSLRTLAEQDGRRVGVALPQDPGQAGKSQTQSLARLLAGYRISTQPVTGSKYVRAKPFAGQAEVGNVLLVAGPWNEAFLSELEGFPGGLHDDQVDAVCEAFNGLTGYPQKRQQDMDA
- a CDS encoding cysteine synthase A gives rise to the protein METRKDFVDSIGNTPLIKLTAASELTGCDIYGKAEFLNPGGSVKDRAALGIIKDAEEKGLLKPGGIIVEGTAGNTGIGLALVANAKGYKTVIVMPETQTDEKKALLRYCGADLRLVPAKPYKDPDNYIKYSGRLAEELAKTHPQGVIWANQFDNVANRQGHIDGTGPEIWEQTDGKIDGFVCAVGSGGTLAGISTVLRGNNPDVKIGLSDPMGSALYNYYKHGELKAEGGSITEGIGQGRITANLEGLNVDLTYQIDDVEALNVLYDLNIHEGLQLGISTGINVAGAIRMARDLGPGHTIVTILADTAQKYFSKLMDVDMLREKNLPVAPWLAD
- a CDS encoding alanyl-tRNA editing protein, encoding MTLPLFRDDAYLTTTDAVVTAINEAGGIILDQTVFYPTGGGQPGDNGWLTTADGTEIALVTTVKGDTAGEIVHVPAEGSMLPDIGSPVEIEIDWKTRHRYMRMHSCLHLLSAVLPYPVTGGQVSDGKGRLDFDLPEATLDKQEITDELNRLIAQGHALSSDWIGEEELDAKPELVKTMSVQPPRGNGRIRLIKVGDIDLQPCGGTHVRNTSEIGPVRVRKIEKKGRQNRRVSLIFDDETTG
- the sseA gene encoding 3-mercaptopyruvate sulfurtransferase, which translates into the protein MTKPLDDERIRMSYVNPNSLVSTDWLAEHAKAPDVRIVDASWYMPAANRNPRAEYDAAHIPGAVFFDIDEIADTDNSLPHMVPSPEKFSSRMRKLGLGDGNRIVIYDGSGLVSAARAWWLIRLFGHEDVAILDGGLPKWKAEGRPLEDLPVKLAERHFTSRINSFMLREKDQVLRNIDSNREQVLDARSAGRFTGSEAEPREGLRGGHIPNSHNLPFTELLNEGDSTVRTAEELSAAFTEAGIELKQPVITSCGSGITACVLAFGLHLLGHRRVAVFDGSWTEWGLDETTPVETGQ
- a CDS encoding GNAT family N-acetyltransferase, coding for MPIKRPPEPTLSGKWPVTITYLKMEDRPAHATLPAPAAAHAIIRAEDPTVSFYRYLYDAVGRDWAWTDRKKITDEALAEIITNPATELYVLYIKGVPAGFAELNKADMPDVVDLAYFGIMPEFIGMKMGPYFLSWALEEAWRDDPDTVTVNTCTLDHPKALPMYQRFGFQPIRQQELEIDPIPDP
- a CDS encoding amino acid ABC transporter ATP-binding protein, translated to MSEAANTQTQEDVAIQLIGMHKWYGEFHVLKDINLSVERGEKIVVCGPSGSGKSTMIRCINRLEEHQQGQIIVDGIELTNDVKKIDEIRREVGMVFQHFNLFPHLTVLENCTLAPIWVRKTPKEEAEAVAMKFLERVKIPEQALKYPGQLSGGQQQRVAIARSLCMNPRIMLFDEPTSALDPEMISEVLDTMISLAEEGMTMICVTHEMGFAKTVADRVMFMDAGEIIEQAPPQEFFDNPQSDRTKLFLSQILHNA